From a single Micromonospora carbonacea genomic region:
- a CDS encoding ABC transporter permease subunit translates to MSLYRTELRRLGKRRFARWATVLGLLLLGAVLVGVFFTNQKIGPEQQAAAQRQAEQQYQEQVRWAEQERKACEQAKASGQDQQQEGRFPPDCEMISPPPPESIQADWFLPSTFDFRASFEEMIVTFTAILALLGFVVGASFVGAEWSSGGMMNLLLWRPQRLTVLLTKLAALLTGLVAVALAAAVVWTAGFWAVGTLRGTTEKMTAGVWQSFALTGLRGLVLIMVAAAVGFALASLGRHTAMALGGAIGAVVVGQFGLGIVMSMAGARFVEAWLLPTYGLAWMTKKVTLEDWNSCNSSSYYGECKPDTFDLTWQHASILFSVALVVVLGAALVSMRRRDVA, encoded by the coding sequence ATGAGCCTCTATCGCACGGAGCTGCGCCGGCTGGGCAAGCGGCGCTTCGCCCGCTGGGCGACGGTGCTCGGCCTGCTGCTGCTCGGGGCGGTCCTCGTCGGGGTCTTCTTCACCAACCAGAAGATCGGGCCCGAGCAGCAGGCCGCCGCCCAGCGGCAGGCCGAGCAGCAGTACCAGGAGCAGGTGCGCTGGGCCGAGCAGGAGCGCAAGGCCTGCGAGCAGGCCAAGGCGTCGGGTCAGGACCAGCAGCAGGAGGGCCGGTTCCCGCCGGACTGCGAGATGATCAGCCCGCCGCCGCCGGAGAGCATCCAGGCGGACTGGTTCCTGCCGTCGACGTTCGACTTCCGCGCGAGCTTCGAGGAGATGATCGTCACCTTCACCGCGATCCTGGCGCTGCTCGGGTTCGTGGTCGGCGCCTCCTTCGTCGGCGCCGAGTGGAGCTCCGGCGGGATGATGAACCTGCTGCTCTGGCGGCCGCAGCGGCTCACCGTGCTGCTGACCAAGCTGGCGGCGCTGCTCACCGGGCTGGTCGCCGTGGCCCTGGCCGCCGCCGTGGTCTGGACGGCCGGGTTCTGGGCCGTCGGCACGCTGCGCGGCACCACCGAGAAGATGACCGCCGGGGTGTGGCAGTCGTTCGCGCTGACCGGGCTGCGCGGGCTGGTGCTGATCATGGTCGCGGCGGCCGTCGGGTTCGCGCTGGCCTCGCTGGGCAGGCACACCGCGATGGCCCTCGGCGGGGCGATCGGGGCCGTCGTGGTCGGCCAGTTCGGCCTGGGCATCGTGATGTCGATGGCGGGGGCGCGCTTCGTCGAGGCGTGGCTGCTGCCGACGTACGGGCTCGCCTGGATGACGAAGAAGGTCACCCTGGAGGACTGGAACTCCTGCAACTCCTCCTCCTACTACGGGGAGTGCAAGCCGGACACCTTCGACCTGACCTGGCAGCACGCGTCGATCCTGTTCTCCGTCGCGCTGGTGGTCGTCCTCGGGGCGGCGCTGGTCAGCATGCGCCGGCGGGACGTCGCCTGA
- a CDS encoding GNAT family N-acetyltransferase — translation MTGTVRLEPVDERNLEPLLSVAVAEAEPDDVMPPVDAPAGWSHARREAFRDYYRTGMVGLDGPTHTAMYAVLVGGEVLGMIRMTRRAEPGTVETGIWLGRSARGQGVGAAALRELLDLAAAAGMHTVVAETTRDNAGAVSVLRRCGAKLIEDGDAVRAEISLDAIPPAL, via the coding sequence GTGACGGGAACGGTCCGGTTGGAGCCGGTGGACGAACGGAACCTGGAGCCGCTGCTCTCGGTGGCCGTCGCCGAGGCCGAGCCCGACGACGTGATGCCCCCGGTCGACGCGCCGGCCGGCTGGTCGCACGCCCGGCGGGAGGCGTTCCGCGACTACTACCGCACGGGCATGGTGGGCCTCGACGGCCCCACCCACACCGCCATGTACGCGGTCCTCGTCGGCGGCGAGGTGCTGGGCATGATCCGGATGACCCGCCGCGCCGAACCGGGGACGGTGGAGACGGGCATCTGGCTCGGCCGCTCCGCCCGGGGGCAGGGCGTGGGTGCGGCGGCCCTGCGCGAGCTGCTCGACCTCGCGGCGGCGGCCGGGATGCACACGGTGGTGGCGGAGACCACCCGGGACAACGCCGGTGCCGTGTCGGTGCTGCGCCGGTGCGGCGCGAAGCTGATCGAGGACGGCGACGCCGTGCGCGCGGAGATCTCCCTCGACGCCATCCCGCCCGCGCTCTGA
- a CDS encoding GTP-binding protein yields the protein MDSVRSPEWPPAPLSGLSANSAAARYGTPTGATPATGRATPPTTNPAPPAGPRHGTPNAGPGRSTPPIPVKILVAGGFGVGKTTTVGAISEIAPLTTEAEMTSAGIGIDDPGARSGKTTTTVAMDFGCVTIDRSLKLYLFGTPGQNRFGFMWDDLARGALGALVVVDSSRLDDCYPAIDFFERAGLPFVVGVNAFDGRLAVDLPSIRWALAISDQVPLVQFDARDRLSVRDALLVVLDRALDRATRDRRD from the coding sequence ATGGACTCCGTGCGATCTCCTGAATGGCCGCCGGCCCCGCTGAGCGGGCTCTCCGCCAACAGCGCCGCCGCCCGCTACGGCACCCCGACGGGTGCCACACCGGCCACCGGACGCGCCACCCCGCCGACCACCAACCCGGCGCCGCCGGCCGGGCCACGGCACGGCACGCCGAACGCCGGCCCGGGCCGGTCCACGCCCCCGATCCCGGTGAAGATCCTGGTCGCCGGCGGCTTCGGGGTGGGCAAGACCACCACGGTCGGGGCCATCTCCGAGATCGCGCCGCTGACCACCGAGGCGGAGATGACCAGCGCCGGAATCGGCATCGACGACCCCGGCGCGCGGTCGGGCAAGACCACCACCACGGTGGCGATGGACTTCGGCTGCGTGACGATCGACCGCAGCCTCAAGCTCTACCTCTTCGGCACGCCGGGCCAGAACCGCTTCGGCTTCATGTGGGACGACCTGGCCCGGGGGGCGCTCGGCGCGCTGGTGGTGGTGGACAGCTCGCGGCTGGACGACTGCTATCCGGCGATCGACTTCTTCGAGCGGGCCGGGCTGCCCTTCGTCGTCGGGGTGAACGCCTTCGACGGCCGGCTGGCCGTGGACCTTCCCTCGATCCGGTGGGCCCTGGCCATCTCCGACCAGGTCCCCCTGGTGCAGTTCGACGCCCGGGACCGGCTCTCGGTGCGGGACGCCCTGCTGGTCGTCCTGGACCGGGCGCTGGACCGAGCCACCCGGGACAGGAGGGACTGA
- a CDS encoding DUF742 domain-containing protein, which translates to MPGRLGAPDPHLPTGPRPFVLTSGRVAGVDPAISLETQVTARPGPGVRGAGPVSRLAPELQAIIALCGEPISVAEISARTRLHFGVTRILVGDLRAAGHLDVHVSTANDALDPDIILRVIDGLRAIS; encoded by the coding sequence CTGCCCGGCCGGTTGGGCGCTCCCGATCCGCACCTGCCGACGGGGCCACGCCCGTTCGTGCTGACCTCCGGCAGGGTGGCCGGGGTGGACCCGGCGATCAGCCTGGAGACCCAGGTCACCGCCCGCCCCGGTCCCGGCGTCCGGGGCGCGGGGCCGGTCTCCCGGCTCGCCCCCGAGCTCCAGGCGATCATCGCGCTCTGTGGAGAGCCGATCTCCGTGGCGGAGATCTCGGCCCGTACCCGGCTGCACTTCGGCGTCACCCGGATCCTGGTCGGCGACCTCCGGGCCGCCGGCCACCTCGACGTGCACGTCAGCACCGCCAACGACGCCCTTGACCCCGACATCATCCTGCGAGTGATTGATGGACTCCGTGCGATCTCCTGA
- a CDS encoding DUF3263 domain-containing protein, translating to MPPADAAPADTDRPEPARPRGREATGTREGVTVPPPRSAPDSVTPAPATRAEPATAEPEPEPGAAGTGPVAAATGLAEREVRILAFEQQWWRHAGAKEQAIRDTFGLSATRYYQLLNGLLDNPAALAAEPVLVGRLRRLRSSRARNRRR from the coding sequence ATGCCGCCTGCCGACGCCGCCCCGGCCGACACCGACCGGCCCGAGCCGGCGCGCCCCCGCGGCCGGGAGGCGACGGGCACCCGGGAGGGCGTCACCGTCCCCCCGCCCCGGTCCGCGCCGGACTCCGTCACTCCCGCCCCGGCCACCCGCGCCGAGCCCGCGACCGCCGAGCCCGAGCCGGAGCCCGGAGCCGCCGGCACCGGGCCGGTCGCCGCCGCCACCGGCCTCGCCGAGCGGGAGGTGCGCATCCTCGCCTTCGAGCAGCAGTGGTGGCGGCACGCGGGGGCCAAGGAGCAGGCGATCCGGGACACCTTCGGCCTCTCCGCGACCCGTTACTACCAGCTGCTCAACGGGCTGCTGGACAATCCGGCCGCGCTGGCCGCCGAGCCGGTCCTCGTCGGCCGGCTGCGCCGGTTGCGCTCCTCACGGGCCCGCAACCGGCGGCGCTGA
- a CDS encoding sensor histidine kinase, protein MLARLRIRGKLALLVIVPLLSMVGLAVPIVLDRVATAGRAADTAEAVRVASRVGTLVQDLQQERLLSVGLLLGRASRTEVIQKSATVDDRVADIRAELGGQLTDRVRLALDQVRGLADVRAAVLAGRATPVRVMEAFGPLAVELIDSLRLAWKVDTTTPVGQQVLALDGLLRADESLGACATLIVLVKETSDPKAIASYIACMAALTVDTDRFRSLVTPEQLELALLDDAAVAARTGPTFVVDSEKDPVAALSSVPLDTLFPSVQSMTTLGQFVEKKIAADVTTQVREEEQRALTAAWVVGVTAVLVMLLVVLLSMAVARLVARPLTRLTRSAERVARAAEAELVRVADDESENVPPIRLDPVDVRGRDEIGDLARAFERVQSTAARLVERQVAGRRNVAQMFGHVGRRTQNLVGRQIALIDRLEQQETDPGRLEHLYRLDHVSSRLRRNAGSLVVLSGSTGADGHVAPVPLTDVVRLALGEIEDYTRVDVQVPAGVSAAPSTVGDLVLALAELMENATVFSPPHTRVVVTAEPTGHGMRLSVVDHGIGMTEERLAEENARLTRRERLDLVPTEVLGLFVVGRLARRHGWTVDLVPTTGGGVTARLEVPSALLVVPPAGQAGPAATGTATPDRPAASGRPQPTGPGRALAVAATAHPAPAGGPGDGSVDGTVALGVALGVDRELLSRATRSMESGDSWNAFEAVVEPPAATSGRAGAPTLDAPPTVGGTPVAPDAAAPPAAPGAGRPSRAAGPVGGAAGTPLLPARPRHLSFPTGPQPGSPPPGSAPPPGGSGGTSRGAGIRQRVPGASLPHTGPVVGPVDATTADPAAARALVEQFEAGVRRAELHPPAAPPMPGRPVAAPPGAAAPVAAPLVADPPRLTRRVPGANLAVPPPRPAPPSDPGDPGEVRDLINQFEAGVARALREARPDRRYEEGSTR, encoded by the coding sequence ATGCTCGCTAGGCTCCGCATCCGGGGCAAGCTCGCCCTGCTGGTGATCGTCCCGCTGCTCAGCATGGTCGGGCTCGCCGTGCCGATCGTCCTCGACCGGGTCGCCACCGCCGGGCGGGCAGCGGACACCGCCGAGGCCGTCCGGGTGGCCAGCCGGGTCGGCACCCTGGTCCAGGACCTCCAGCAGGAGCGCCTGCTCTCCGTCGGTCTGCTGCTCGGCCGGGCGTCCCGCACGGAGGTGATCCAGAAGTCGGCCACCGTGGACGACCGGGTCGCCGACATCCGCGCCGAGCTGGGCGGCCAGCTCACCGACCGGGTCAGGCTCGCGCTCGACCAGGTGCGGGGGCTCGCCGACGTACGCGCCGCCGTGCTCGCCGGCCGGGCCACCCCGGTGCGGGTCATGGAAGCCTTCGGCCCGCTCGCCGTGGAGCTGATCGACTCGCTGCGGCTGGCCTGGAAGGTGGACACCACCACCCCGGTCGGCCAGCAGGTGCTCGCCCTGGACGGCCTGCTGCGCGCCGACGAGAGCCTGGGCGCGTGCGCCACCCTGATCGTCCTGGTCAAGGAGACCAGCGACCCGAAGGCGATCGCCAGCTACATCGCCTGCATGGCCGCCCTGACCGTGGACACCGACCGGTTCCGCAGCCTGGTCACCCCCGAGCAGTTGGAGCTGGCGCTGCTGGACGACGCGGCGGTGGCCGCCCGGACCGGCCCGACGTTCGTCGTCGACAGCGAGAAGGACCCGGTGGCCGCCCTCAGCAGCGTGCCCCTGGACACCCTCTTCCCCTCCGTCCAGTCGATGACCACCCTCGGCCAGTTCGTCGAGAAGAAGATCGCCGCGGACGTCACCACGCAGGTGCGCGAGGAGGAGCAGCGGGCCCTCACCGCCGCCTGGGTGGTCGGCGTCACGGCGGTGCTGGTCATGCTCCTCGTGGTGCTGCTCAGCATGGCGGTGGCCCGGCTGGTCGCCCGCCCGCTGACCCGGCTCACCCGCTCCGCCGAACGGGTCGCCCGGGCCGCCGAGGCGGAGCTGGTGCGGGTCGCCGACGACGAGAGCGAGAACGTCCCGCCGATCCGCCTCGACCCGGTCGACGTCCGGGGCCGCGACGAGATCGGCGACCTGGCCCGCGCGTTCGAACGCGTGCAGAGCACCGCCGCCCGGCTGGTGGAGCGGCAGGTCGCCGGCCGACGCAACGTGGCGCAGATGTTCGGCCACGTCGGGCGTCGTACGCAGAACCTGGTGGGCCGGCAGATCGCGCTCATCGACCGGCTGGAGCAGCAGGAGACCGACCCGGGGCGGCTGGAGCACCTCTACCGGCTGGACCACGTCTCCAGCCGGCTGCGCCGCAACGCGGGCAGCCTCGTGGTGCTCTCCGGCTCGACCGGCGCCGACGGGCACGTGGCCCCGGTGCCGCTGACCGACGTGGTCCGGCTCGCGCTCGGCGAGATCGAGGACTACACCCGGGTCGACGTGCAGGTCCCGGCCGGGGTGTCGGCGGCGCCGTCCACCGTCGGCGACCTGGTGCTGGCGCTGGCGGAGCTGATGGAGAACGCCACCGTCTTCTCCCCGCCGCACACGAGGGTGGTGGTGACCGCCGAGCCGACCGGGCACGGCATGCGGCTGTCCGTGGTGGACCACGGCATCGGCATGACCGAGGAGCGGCTGGCCGAGGAGAACGCCCGGCTGACCCGCCGGGAACGGCTCGACCTCGTCCCGACCGAGGTGCTCGGCCTCTTCGTGGTGGGCCGGCTCGCCCGCCGGCACGGCTGGACGGTGGACCTCGTCCCGACCACCGGCGGCGGCGTCACCGCCCGGCTGGAGGTCCCGTCGGCGCTGCTGGTCGTGCCGCCCGCCGGCCAGGCCGGGCCGGCGGCGACCGGGACGGCCACGCCGGACCGGCCGGCCGCGTCCGGCCGTCCGCAGCCGACCGGTCCCGGCCGGGCGCTGGCCGTCGCCGCCACCGCCCACCCCGCGCCCGCCGGCGGTCCGGGGGACGGGTCGGTGGACGGGACCGTGGCGCTCGGCGTGGCGCTCGGCGTGGACCGCGAGCTGCTCAGCCGCGCCACCCGGTCGATGGAGTCGGGCGACTCCTGGAACGCCTTCGAGGCGGTCGTCGAGCCGCCGGCCGCCACGTCCGGACGGGCGGGCGCCCCCACCCTGGACGCCCCGCCGACCGTCGGCGGCACCCCGGTCGCGCCCGACGCCGCCGCTCCCCCGGCGGCCCCCGGCGCCGGCCGGCCTTCCCGTGCCGCCGGTCCGGTCGGCGGGGCCGCCGGCACACCGCTCCTGCCGGCCCGGCCCCGGCACCTCTCCTTCCCGACCGGCCCGCAGCCCGGCTCCCCGCCGCCCGGCTCCGCGCCGCCGCCCGGCGGGTCGGGCGGGACGTCGCGGGGCGCGGGCATCCGCCAGCGGGTGCCCGGCGCGAGCCTGCCGCACACCGGCCCGGTCGTCGGCCCGGTGGACGCCACCACCGCCGACCCGGCCGCCGCCCGCGCGCTGGTCGAGCAGTTCGAAGCCGGGGTACGCCGGGCCGAACTGCACCCCCCGGCGGCTCCCCCGATGCCGGGCCGCCCGGTGGCGGCTCCCCCGGGTGCTGCGGCCCCGGTGGCGGCTCCCCTGGTCGCCGACCCTCCCCGACTGACCCGACGGGTCCCCGGTGCCAACCTGGCCGTCCCGCCACCCAGGCCCGCTCCCCCGTCCGACCCCGGCGACCCCGGAGAGGTGCGCGACCTCATCAACCAGTTCGAGGCGGGCGTCGCCCGCGCGCTGCGTGAAGCCCGTCCTGACCGCCGCTACGAAGAGGGATCAACACGGTGA
- a CDS encoding roadblock/LC7 domain-containing protein encodes MTSPYLHENIEHQHPTDLSPEARTFNWLLDSFTSSTAGVMEAIAVSSDGLLMAMSAIKDRSNAERLAAVVSGMTSLAGGAASWYALGGLNRVIVDMADGYLLISSISAGSVLGVVADRSANLGTVAYEMTLFAGRAGSALTPRLIAELKNAVQQ; translated from the coding sequence GTGACCAGCCCGTACCTGCACGAGAACATCGAGCACCAGCACCCCACCGACCTGAGCCCCGAGGCCCGCACGTTCAACTGGCTGCTGGACTCGTTCACGTCCAGCACCGCCGGTGTGATGGAGGCGATCGCGGTCTCCTCCGACGGGCTGCTGATGGCCATGTCGGCGATCAAGGACCGGTCCAACGCCGAGCGCCTCGCCGCCGTCGTCTCCGGCATGACGAGCCTCGCCGGCGGGGCCGCGAGCTGGTACGCCCTCGGCGGCCTGAACCGGGTCATCGTCGACATGGCCGACGGCTACCTGCTGATCAGCTCCATCAGCGCCGGCTCGGTGCTCGGTGTGGTGGCCGACCGGTCGGCGAACCTCGGCACCGTGGCCTACGAGATGACCCTCTTCGCCGGGCGGGCCGGCAGCGCCCTCACCCCGCGACTGATCGCCGAGCTGAAGAACGCCGTACAACAGTGA
- a CDS encoding AAA family ATPase: MAAPAPDLTLVASLRPAALDGRRGVVRLHPEVLTALALRPGDPVRLAGRRVTAGIVAPAGPAASTALLYADDLLLGNLGVRDGGQVTVSRAPVVPARRVTLTGPVQVAAAVSPEMLRLALLGKVVTVGDDVSLLPQDVLPDASVRALVAAARHRLSSTVGYAWTSTLLTVVAAEPGVAALVTMDTVVGWEHGPATRAGGSAGPAHAGADAHAAANGPAAGPDTATWAAGSAGRAADADASDAAPAVDELPGLRAQADELTELLDLGFHHREVLGRLGTTVSLGVLIAGPAGSGKSALVRAVAARVGARVRPLWAPELAALANDAAARRLRAAADEVRAAGPAVLLVTDVEALAPADDAGPVATVFRQVLAETVGAGVAVVCTTSRPEAVDPGLRAPDLLSLRITVPLPDQALRREQLTVLTRQVPLAEDVRLDEVAGRTPGFVAADLAALVREAGVRAALRQKTADAPTVAMADFTAALEVVRPTTMAASTLELADVTLDDVGDMVEVKEQLTESVLWPLTYPDTFARLGVQPPRGVLLYGPPGCGKTFLVTALAGSGRANVLSVKGAELLSKWVGESERAVRELFRRAREAAPTLVFLDEVDALAPVRGQASDGGTTDRVVAALLTELDGVESLRNVVVVGATNRPDLVDPALLRPGRLERLVYVPPPDGDARAEILRAAARHVPFADDVDLAALGGGLDGFSAADCAALVREAALAAMRESLTASTVTAGHVETARQRVRPSLDPAQVAWLAAYAQARDAR; the protein is encoded by the coding sequence ATGGCCGCACCCGCACCCGACCTGACCCTCGTCGCCAGCCTGCGACCGGCCGCGCTGGACGGCCGGCGCGGCGTGGTGCGGCTGCACCCCGAGGTGCTGACGGCGCTCGCGCTGCGCCCCGGCGACCCGGTGCGGCTCGCCGGCCGCCGGGTGACCGCCGGGATCGTCGCGCCGGCCGGGCCCGCCGCGAGCACGGCGCTGCTCTACGCCGACGACCTGCTCCTGGGCAACCTGGGCGTACGCGACGGCGGGCAGGTCACGGTGAGCCGCGCGCCGGTGGTGCCGGCCCGTCGGGTGACCCTGACCGGGCCGGTGCAGGTCGCCGCCGCGGTCTCCCCCGAGATGCTCCGCCTCGCGCTGCTCGGCAAGGTGGTCACCGTCGGCGACGACGTGTCCCTGCTGCCGCAGGACGTGCTGCCGGACGCCTCGGTGCGCGCCCTCGTGGCGGCGGCCCGGCACCGCCTCTCCAGCACCGTCGGGTACGCCTGGACGAGCACCCTGCTCACCGTGGTCGCCGCCGAGCCGGGCGTCGCCGCGCTGGTCACCATGGACACCGTGGTCGGCTGGGAGCACGGGCCGGCGACCCGGGCCGGCGGCTCGGCCGGGCCCGCCCACGCCGGTGCCGACGCCCACGCCGCCGCAAACGGCCCGGCGGCCGGGCCCGACACGGCGACCTGGGCGGCCGGGTCGGCCGGTCGGGCCGCCGACGCCGACGCGTCGGACGCCGCCCCCGCCGTCGACGAGCTGCCGGGGCTGCGCGCGCAGGCCGACGAGCTGACCGAGTTGCTCGACCTCGGCTTCCACCACCGGGAGGTGCTGGGCCGGCTGGGCACCACGGTGTCGCTCGGGGTGCTGATCGCCGGCCCGGCCGGATCGGGCAAGTCGGCGCTGGTCCGGGCGGTCGCCGCCCGGGTGGGCGCGCGGGTCCGCCCGCTCTGGGCGCCCGAGCTGGCCGCGCTCGCCAACGACGCCGCGGCCCGGCGGCTGCGCGCCGCCGCCGACGAGGTACGCGCCGCCGGCCCGGCCGTGCTGCTGGTCACCGACGTGGAGGCGCTCGCCCCGGCCGACGACGCCGGCCCGGTGGCCACGGTGTTCCGGCAGGTGCTCGCCGAGACCGTCGGGGCCGGGGTGGCCGTGGTCTGCACGACCAGCCGCCCCGAGGCCGTCGACCCCGGGCTGCGCGCCCCGGACCTGCTGTCGCTGCGGATCACCGTGCCGCTGCCCGACCAGGCGCTGCGCCGGGAGCAGCTCACCGTGCTGACCCGCCAGGTGCCGCTGGCCGAGGACGTCCGGTTGGACGAGGTCGCCGGGCGTACCCCCGGGTTCGTCGCCGCCGACCTGGCGGCGCTGGTGCGGGAGGCCGGGGTGCGGGCGGCGCTGCGGCAGAAGACGGCCGACGCGCCGACGGTGGCGATGGCGGACTTCACGGCCGCCCTGGAGGTGGTCCGGCCGACGACGATGGCCGCGTCCACGCTGGAGCTGGCGGACGTCACCCTCGACGACGTCGGGGACATGGTCGAGGTCAAGGAGCAGCTGACCGAGTCCGTGCTGTGGCCGCTGACCTACCCGGACACCTTCGCCCGGCTGGGCGTGCAGCCCCCGCGCGGGGTGCTGCTCTACGGGCCGCCCGGCTGCGGGAAGACCTTCCTGGTGACCGCGCTCGCCGGCTCGGGGCGGGCCAACGTGCTCTCGGTGAAGGGCGCGGAGCTGCTGTCGAAGTGGGTCGGCGAGAGCGAGCGGGCGGTGCGGGAGCTGTTCCGCCGGGCCCGGGAGGCCGCCCCGACGCTGGTCTTCCTCGACGAGGTGGACGCGCTCGCCCCGGTACGCGGGCAGGCAAGCGACGGGGGCACCACCGACCGGGTGGTCGCCGCCCTGCTCACCGAGCTGGACGGGGTGGAGTCGCTGCGCAACGTGGTGGTGGTCGGCGCGACCAACCGCCCCGACCTGGTGGACCCGGCGCTGCTGCGCCCCGGCCGGCTGGAGCGGCTGGTGTACGTGCCGCCGCCGGACGGGGACGCCCGCGCCGAGATCCTGCGCGCCGCCGCCCGCCACGTCCCGTTCGCCGACGACGTCGACCTCGCGGCGCTCGGCGGCGGGCTGGACGGCTTCTCGGCGGCGGACTGCGCGGCGCTGGTGCGGGAGGCGGCGCTCGCCGCGATGCGCGAGTCGCTGACCGCGTCGACGGTCACGGCGGGGCACGTCGAGACGGCGCGGCAGCGGGTCCGCCCGTCGCTCGACCCGGCGCAGGTCGCCTGGCTGGCCGCGTACGCGCAGGCCCGCGACGCGCGCTGA